The Deltaproteobacteria bacterium genomic interval CCACAGATAATTATTTTATTTTTCGTTTATCCTGATAATCTGTGTTTACCCTGTTAGATAGTAAACATCTAACCAAAAATATTTGAAATTTTGGTTTCAAATTCGAAATCCGAATATCGATCCGCCACGGCGGACTAAACAAATTCAAAATTCAAATATCAAAATTCCAAACTTTTTTGTTTAGATAATTCGAATTTTGAATCCGCCTTAGGCGGACTTGTTTCGAATTTCGTGCTTCGAATTTAGAATTTAGGCATCCCTTTCGGATAAATGTTAGAGCTAAATTCTCAGACTTTAATGTGTAAGAATCTACCAGGGTGAATCCGTGTCCAAAAAGGAATTTCCTATACAATTAAATTAAAAAACGTAAGGCGTAAGGGGCAAGGCGTGTGCATTTTTTACCTTTTACCTTTTACCTATTTACGCTTTGGCCCGTTCATGGGCCTCTTTTATGGCCGCGGCGTTGCCTGCTTTGTTCGACGGCACGAACTCTTTCATGGCTTCGATAAGCGAATCCACCGTGACCATCCCGGTGATCTTGGAAAAAGCTCCCAGGATGGCGGTATTCACGATAGGAGCCGTGGGAGAGCCTAACTTATATTCGACGGCGATGCGGTTGGCATCCACGGCAGCCACCCGGAATTTGGAAAAACGCCCAAATGTTTTGGGAGGGCGGTCGGTGTTGATGATGATCCAGCCGTTCTCCTTCAGCCCCGAATCTACCTGCGTGCTTTCGATCAAAGTGGGGTCGAGGATAATGATGTGGTCCGGTTCATATATAAAATTGCGGATGCGAATGGGCTGGTCATCCACCCGGGTGAAAGCGGTCACGGGAGCTCCCCGGCGCTCCACCCCAAAGGCCGGGAAAGCCTGGACGAATTTCCCTTCCTTAAAAAAGGCCGAAGCCAAGACCTCGGAGGCAATTACCGCCCCCTGCCCCCCTCGTCCATGAATCCTAATCTCTATCATGATTTCCTCTTTCAGATTTTAATAGGACGCAGATTTTCGCAGATTCACGCAGCAACAATAAAATTTAGAATAAAGAACCTTTTGCTCATGCTTTTGACTTTTTTCTTTTAACTTTTAATTTTTTCAAATCCTGCCGATCCGCGTTTATCTGCGTCCAAAATATTCTTGCTTATTGCCTTTTTCATTCTTCTGAATAGACGATAACAATCCCCTGGGCTTTCTTGCCCCTGAGGGCTCGGAAAGCATGGGGAACACCCGAGTCAAAATACAAACTGTCTCCCGAATCCAGGACGATTTCGTCCTGGTCGTAGTGAAAGGCCAACCGCCCCCTGAAAAGGAATAGAAATTCCTCACCCCTGTGATTCAGGAAGGTAAGCTCTTCTTTCTGCTTGGGCTCAAACTCCACCAGGAACGGCTCCATGTGTTTGGCATTTCTCGTGTAAGCCAAGGCTTCGTAAGTATATCCACCTTCCCCATGCTGGGCATACCTACGGCGAAAGGCCTTCTTTCTCTCATTCTTGCGCACCACTACCGCTTTGTCTTTCGATTCTTCCTCGCGGAAAAAATAGCCAATGGTCACATCCAGGGCTCTGGCAATTCGGAGAAGAGTGGCGACGGGAGGGGAAACGGCGTTATTCTCGATTTGCGATAAGAGGGCAATGGAAAGGCCGGTATTGCCGGCTACTTGGCGCAGGGTATAACGTTTCTGCAGTCGAAGGTCTTTAACCTTCTCCCCAAGCTTTAATTTTCGGACTTCTAAATCTACGTTCATGACAACTCTCCCTTTCCTCAATAAAATTTAAAATATCTCGATCGTCGAAGGGATCCGGGGGAGTTTCTCGGGGAAAAGTCACCCAGGTTAACTTTTTTTCTAAAATATTATAGCCTCAATTCCTTGTCAAGAAAATTTTAGCCAGAATAAAATAATTTTAATTCTACCAAACCGAACGATTTGCAAAGGCTAAAGGCGTAAGGCAATAGATGATGGACGATAGACGAGAAGTCAGCCTTTACCTCTCAAGAATTGGGCGTATTTATTTATTAAACTAACAACCCGTGAGGTCTGTTCAGGCCACTCGAAACAGGGGATCTGGGCTGATTCCAAGATTTCCATATTCGCGATAAATTCCCGGGAAGAAGCCCAGCAGATGTAGGTGGGCTTGCGAATTCCCCTTTCCTGCTGGCACCGGTGAACCGCGTCTCGAACCGCCGCTGATACTTCCCGCATCATGGCAGAGCGATGGAGCATGATGGGCACAATGATATCGATCTCAGGAGACTCATAGAAGGCTTCGATGCATTTCGGATACACTTCGACAAACCTGGGCCATATGGTAGTCATGTCTACAGGATTCTTGACGGTCGCGTAGGCCGGGACTAAGGGTTGCAGTTGATCCTGAAGGGGCGCGGAAAGCTCGGGAACGCTAAGCCCGTGCTCGGCGCAAAAATCCGTCAACTCGACTGCTGTTCCCCCTGAATTGGTGACGATCGCCACTCGATTCCCCGAAGGGAGGGGCTGCCAGGCTAAAGCTTTGGCAACCTCAACCATTTCCACGCCATTGCTGACCAGGATCATTCCAGATTCCTGAATAGCCGCATGCTGGGCGAAGAAAGACCCTGGAGGTGTGGCGGTGTGCCACTGAATCGCTCGCCTTCCTTCAGGGGTCCTCCCCTGCTTGCATACCACGATGGGTTTGCGGCGAGACGCACGCTTGGCCTCTTCAAAAAATGCCCGCTCCTCCTCGATGGACTCTAAATAAAGAGCAATGACCTCCGTTTCTGGATCCTGCCCTAGATAGCGCAACACTTCATCATCTTTGATATCACACTTATTTCCCAAACCGATAATCTTGGCAACTTTCAGATAATGATCCTGAGCTAAGGCGCAGACCGCCATCCCGTAAGCTCCGCTTTGCACCACGAAAGAAATTTTCCCCCCTCCCTCAGGCATGAGGACCGCAATGGAGGCGTTCAGACCGATATTGCAGTTTAAAATTCCAAAACAGTTGGGCCCAACTAAGCGAACCCCATGTTGCCGGGCTTTTTCGGCGAGCTGATCTTGGAGAGCCTTCCCCGCCGCTCCTGCCTCGGCAAAACCTGCCGTAATGACGATAGCTGCCTTAATTTTTTTCTGCCCGCATTGCTCAATGACTGGCGCCACGGATTCGGCCGGAATGATGATAAAGGCCAGGTCTACAGGGCCGGGAACACTCTTCAGGTCAGGGAAAGCTGGGACACCCAAGATTTCCTTTTCGTGGGGATGAATAGGATAAATCTTTCCCTTGTACTTTCCCAGAAGGTTCTTCAGGCACACGTAGCCCACTTTTCCTTCTTGGTTGGAAGCCCCAAAGAGGGCAATGCTCTGCGGTGTCAGAATTGCGTCCAAGGATTCGAATTGAGTTTCATCTTCCAGATGGCGGGTCACCCTAGGTCTCCTCCTTTGGGCCTCTTTTTCAATCCTGGCATTAATGGGGAAACCAAAAGAAATATGGAAACGATGAAAAAGACGAGCGAGATCGGCCGGGTCAAGAAAATCGCGAAGCTGCCATGAGACATAATCAGAGACTGGCGAAGAGCATTTTCCAGCAGCGGACTTAAAACGAAGGCTAAGATTAAAGGAGCCCCCTCATACTCAAACTTTTTCATCAGGTATCCCACGATCCCAAAAAGAATCATGATCATGACTTCCACTATATTATTATTCAAGCTATAACTCCCGATCAAACAAAAAAGGAGAATGAGTGGAAAAAGAATGGGATAGGGGATTTTTAAAATTTTCACCCAAATCCCAATCAAGGGTAAATTCAAAATCAGCAGCATGACATTCCCGATGTACATGCTTCCGATCACACCCCAGAATAAATCCGGATGCTGCTTCATCAATAATGGCCCGGGTTTAATACCATGAATCATCAGAGCTCCCAGTAAAATGGCCATGACCACATTGGCCGGAATCCCCAAAGTGAGAAGAGGGATAAAGGCGCCCTGGCTGGCGGCATTGTTGGCTGCCTCTGGAGAAGCAACTCCTTCGATGGCTCCGGTACCAAACCTTTCTGGATGCTTAGAAATTCTCTTTTCTACTGCATAGGCCCCAAAGGAAGCGATGACCGCTCCCCCCCCGGGCAAAATTCCCAGGAAAAAACCAATAAATGTTCCTCTTATAATTGCCAAGATAGAGTCCCGCCAGTCCCGAAGTGTAGGAAAGAGGTTGGATAGCCTGGTTTTAAAAATCTCCCTCTTCATGGGTTGTTCAATATTTAAAAGAACTTCAGAGATCCCAAAAAGACCCATGATCACGGGCACTAACCCCACTCCATCCATTAACGTATAGCTCCGATACGTAAACCTTTCTAAACCAGAAATGGTATCCGTTCCGATGGTTCCCAAGAAGATCCCCACACAGGCCATCATCAAAGCTTTAAACATAGAACCGCTGGCCAGATACGTTAAAACGGTCAGCCCTAGAAACATCAAAGTAAAATACTCCGGAGGCCCAAATCTAAGAGCAAATCTCGCTAAAGGAGGCGCAATGAGCATAATGATGATGACCGCCAGCGTTCCCGCAATGAAAGAGCCAAAAGCGGCGATCCCCAGTGCCGGCCCAGCTCTCCCTTGCCGGGCCATCTGGTACCCATCGAGACAAGTAACCACAGAGGCCGCTTCCCCTGGGATGTTGACCAGGATGGAAGTGGTCGATCCCCCATACATCGCTCCATAATAGATCCCCGCCAACATAATAATTGCGGATACTGGCGTAATATGGAAGGTGGAAGGTAAAAGTAAGGAGATAGTGGCAACAGGGCCAATACCGGGAAGCACCCCGATTAAGGTACCGATGAGGACCCCAATAAAACAGAAAAATAAATTGCCCGGTTGGAAGATGACCGAGAAGGCCAACTGGAGATTAGAGAGAAGGTCCACGACTAAAACCCGAGAATTCCCTTAGGTAGTTGAGTTTTTAACCACAGTTCAAATACCGCATAGGAGATAAAGGAAGCCAGTGCGCTTCCTCCGATCGATACAACCCACTTTTGGGGTTCAATGCCCCGAAAGAGAAAAATTAATAAGAGAAAGGTGGCCAACAAAAATCCAAGGATTTCCAGAAAGATGGCATAAGCGAATAGGGCAACCACAACCACGACCAAATTCTTCCATCTCTCCTTAGAATACCAAGATCCTTTCGCTTCTGGCGATTTGCTCATACTGGCCTTCAGGTAAGCTATGCCGGATAATATTCCCAGAATGATGCCTGACCCGAGGGGTAAAAATCCAGGGCCTGGATCACGCCAAGCCCCCAAAGGCAAGCGCATTGACTCAGTGCAAATATACAAGGCCAACAACAACCAAACCAAACTGCTCATCCGGTCATTCTTTTTCATGGCGTTCCAGTTCCCGGGAAAATAATGACCCCTTCAAAATTACCCCTCCTTGGCTCTCCAGCGGGGCGAGGCCTACCCCCCTCGCCCCTGGCTCAAAAGAAAGAGCTTTCTATTTAACCACGACCCCTAACTCTTCGGCGATCTTAAAAATCAATTCGTACTCTTTTTTCCATTGTTTGATAGTCTCCTCTGGAGTTAAGAATTCGGCCCAAATTTCAACCCTTTTTAAGCCTTCCATGATTTCTTTGGAGTAGCGTTCAGAAGCTTTTTTTTGGGCGATGTAACCTTTATCCACAATCTCTTTGGGTGTCCCTTTTGGGAAACATAAGGAATAAGTTGCACTCAAGACGATCGGATATCCAGATTCTTTGAAAGTGGGCACATCGGGCAGGCCCTCTAATCTTTGCTCTGCAGCAACAGCCAATATTTTGACCGAACCCGATTCTAAAAGACCGCCCGCCCCAGTAACAAAAGCACCGTCAGCATGACCGCCCAAAACTGCGGTCAACGCTTCGGGCGTAGATTTGAAAGGAACGTGGGTTAATTGGATATTTGCCTGTTTGCTAAGAGTTTCAATGACGAAATGGGCTGCGGTAAGTTTTCCGTAAGAGCCTACCGTCAATTTGCCGGGAGATTTTTTCGCGTCTTCTATGAAGTCTTTAAGAGTTTTCCATTTAGCATCGGCTTTCATGGCCAGCCAAATTGGCGTTTTTCCATAAATTCCGATGGGGATAAAATCGTCTAATTTGTAATCCAGTTTCTTCACAATGGGGGATAAAACAAGGGGGGTCGAACTTCCGACCAGCACTATATAACCATCTGGTTTGGCTTTGGCTACAAAGGCTGCTCCTAATGATCCACCGCCACCTGGTTTGTATACACTGATGAATGGCTGTCCTAAAAATTCAGCGATTTTTTCGGCCACCATCTTGCTTCCTAAATCTGCGGCCCCGCCTGGAGCATACGGCACAACCATATTGATTGGCCGGTTGGGATATTTCTCTGCCCCTTCGACAGGGCATATCATAGCCCCCATAATCAGAGAAAACGCAAAGAAAAACACGAATACTTTTCCCCCTCGGATTCCTTGATGCCCGCTTGCCATCTTTTCTTCCCCCTTTCTTCATTCGTAAATGAATCTTTATTTTTCTTTCTTCGAACCATTAATGTTGAAATGCAAGTTTTTTTAAATTGGGTTTTATGCTGGAAAAATGAAGGATGGGGATTGATGAATCGACCAGATCCCCCAAAGGGCTGCAGAATGAGCAGGGCTGCGTCCCAGAATATTCGCAAGCGATTCTCCTGGTGATCGATACGACCCAAAAAGTTCCTTTTACATCATGAAACGTCCGCCATTGACATCGATGACGGCACCGGTAATGTAGGAGGCATCATCCGAGGCGAGGAAAACCGCGACAGGAGCCACTTCCTCTGGTTTTCCCAGGCGCCCCAATGGAATCGCCTTGAGCATATCTTGGCGCTCTGCGTCAGCCCGCTTCCGCCATTTTTTCTCGATCCGCTCCCCACTTAGGATAACCCCCGGTGCCACAGCATTCACCAGAATGCCGTAGGGTGCAACCTGTCGGGCCAATTGGCGATTAAACCCCAGGAGTCCGGCCTTGGCGCTGGCATAGATAATTCCCGCCAGTTCGCTACCGCTTCGGCCGGCCTGGGAAGACATATTGATAATCCTTCCCCAGCGCTTTTTCTTCATTTCTGGGATGACGGCGCGAGAGCATAAAAAAGCTCCCGTCAAATTGATGCGCATCTCTCGTTCCCAGGCACTGACGTCGATGTCCTCCACAAGAGTCGGCGGCCCCCCTCCTCCCGCGTTGTTCACAAGAATATCGGTTGAGCCAAAAACCCGAAGGGTCTCCTCCACCATGCGGTGCACATCTTCTTCCGCGGCCACATCGGCAATAACGGCGATGGCCTTTCCTCCGGCGTTTCGGATCATCTCGGCAACGGTCCGCGCATCTTCTTCCCGGCCATTCACGACAACATTCGCCCCTTCTCGGGCCATGGCCAGGGCAATAGCCCGGCCGATCCCCCGGGAGGACCCAGTCACAATGGCCGTTTTCCCAGAAAGCCGCTCAGGGTTCATTTTGTGATCCGAATCCCTCATCGATCTTATGTTAAATAACTCGGGTGCTGCGGGTTGTTCAGCGCTCGGCTCGGCTTTTTCCTCACCCATCGACTTTTCCCCTTAGGCTTCGGCTTTTGCCTGGGATTCGCCGACCCCGGCAATATCCCTTGCCAGCTTCTTCTTAGCTTCCATATCCGTATATCTTCCGATCATCATTTTATTGGCAAAAGGAGACCCGGCCCCATGCATGCAAACCAGGAGGGTGCGGCCACAGGTCATCCGTTCAATCAGCCGGACAATCCGCATGCGGTCTTCGGTAGGCACATTTTCTACGCCCTTCAAATATTTTTCCAGCATCTTTCCTACTTCCGGATGGCGGTAGTCTTTCTCCGAGGGCATGGTGCCGAGAAGGCCGCCACAGATGTCCTGGGCCAGGCGGGCAATTTCATAAGGGAAGCGGGTTACGTTCAGCTTGGTGACATAGGCTAGGAGTTTGTTCATAACCGCTACCCCGGAGGGAGTCATTTCCCCTTGGGAAGAACAGGCCAGAGAGCCCTGGTACATGGTCTCATTCAGGGCACACATCTCGATGATCTTGTCCTTCACGTGGGAAGCACTGGCGATCCCGTTGTATTCGGCGATCAAAGCTGTGGCACCGATGAGCACATCCATTCCTCCGGCTGAGCAGGCCCCGTAATTCTGGCGGTGAAGGCCGGCAAACCGTTCCACGATTAGGCTGGCGAATTCCGTCTCGCCGCAGAGAAATACCTGCTCCCAGGGAACGAACACATCGTCAAAGAAGACCCACATGGCATAACGGCCATAATGAACGTTCCCCATATCAAATTGAGTCCCCTCTAAAAGCCGGTCATCCATGGAATGCCTTCCGAAAACATAGGTAATCCCTTCGGTGTCCACGGGAAGTGCAAAGGACACCGCATAGTCCTTATCTTCCGGTCGCAGGGAAACAGAAGGCATGGCAATGAATTCTTCGTGATTCAGAATACCTCCCTGATGGCTCTTGGCGCCCCGGACTACGATTCCATCCTTCCGCCTCTCGACAATCCGCAAATAAAGGTCGGGGTCTTTCTGCTGCCCTGGTTTCAGGCTCCGGTCTCCCCGGGGGTCGGTCATGGTGCCGTGGACCATGATGTCTTCCTTCTGTACCCGCTTCAGCAAATTCTTGAAACGCTCATGGTACGGAGTGCCGTATTTCTGGTCTGTCTCGTAGCTGACACTGTAAAGAGCATTGAGAGCATCCCAGCCCATGCAGCGCTGGGCACATTCTCCAGTTTTCTGAGACACAAAGCGAATGAGTTTTACCTTATCCATCAAATCTTCAATCGTATTGTGAATCGAGACGTATCGGTTGACCCTTTCGTTGACCAATGGCGAAGGGGTGGTGAAGAGATCTTGATACTTGGGATCGTTAGCATACCGAAAGGTCAAGGCCGCCCCGCTTGCCGATCCTTTGATCAGAGGATGATCGATCACATTCTCCTTTATTTGTTCTCCAAAAATGAAAACTTTTGGCTTCTGCTTGCGAATGCTATCCCAATATTGCTGCTCCGTGCGAATTCCCATAAAAACCTCCATCCTTTATTTTCCGGCGACGCAAATCACTGCCGTCGGGTTATCATTTCGGGCCAAAATCTCGGCCATCTTTTTATATCCCCTCATTTCAGAAAACTTCGTTTCCATGATCAAACTTTCGTCATAAAAGAGGCGGTATTTCTGGAAGGCTTTCCGCTAGCCTCTGTATGGCTTAAAGTCTTTCTTTAATCTTCATTCCTAATTCGAACCCGCGCTTCAGCGCCGCCCGGCTGGCCTCTAAGGCTCGAGCCGAAATCCGCCCGTTTAAAGTCTCCTCCAGAGCCTTCAGGCTAACCCAGCCGGTGACGGCCGACATGGCTCCCAGCATGATCATGTTGGCCACTACCCGATTTTTGAACTCTTCTTCCGCGATCCGGGTGGCTTCAATGGCCAAGACGGGGGGCGAATGATCGGGTGGGCAGGGAACCAGGGTTTTATCCACCAAGACGACCGTCCTTCCTTCTTGAACCTCCGACCAATATTGCTCTACAGCAGCGGGGGATAATGCTATAAAAAGGTCCAGGGCCATTGGCTTGGTGTAATCGATGGGTTCATCGCTGATGACGACATCCGACCGGCAAGCCCCGCCCCGGGCCTCCGGCCCGTAACTCTGGGTCTGGGCCACTTCTAAATCATCATGGATGCCGGCGGCTACAGCCAAAATCGTGCCCATGGTTACGACTCCCTGCCCCCCAAATCCGGCAATGCGAACCTCTCTCCTCATTTTCCCACCCGCAGGACGGTCAGGGCCAGATCCGGGCAGGTCATCTCACACAACA includes:
- a CDS encoding 4-hydroxyphenylacetate 3-hydroxylase N-terminal domain-containing protein, producing the protein MGIRTEQQYWDSIRKQKPKVFIFGEQIKENVIDHPLIKGSASGAALTFRYANDPKYQDLFTTPSPLVNERVNRYVSIHNTIEDLMDKVKLIRFVSQKTGECAQRCMGWDALNALYSVSYETDQKYGTPYHERFKNLLKRVQKEDIMVHGTMTDPRGDRSLKPGQQKDPDLYLRIVERRKDGIVVRGAKSHQGGILNHEEFIAMPSVSLRPEDKDYAVSFALPVDTEGITYVFGRHSMDDRLLEGTQFDMGNVHYGRYAMWVFFDDVFVPWEQVFLCGETEFASLIVERFAGLHRQNYGACSAGGMDVLIGATALIAEYNGIASASHVKDKIIEMCALNETMYQGSLACSSQGEMTPSGVAVMNKLLAYVTKLNVTRFPYEIARLAQDICGGLLGTMPSEKDYRHPEVGKMLEKYLKGVENVPTEDRMRIVRLIERMTCGRTLLVCMHGAGSPFANKMMIGRYTDMEAKKKLARDIAGVGESQAKAEA
- a CDS encoding tripartite tricarboxylate transporter permease: MDLLSNLQLAFSVIFQPGNLFFCFIGVLIGTLIGVLPGIGPVATISLLLPSTFHITPVSAIIMLAGIYYGAMYGGSTTSILVNIPGEAASVVTCLDGYQMARQGRAGPALGIAAFGSFIAGTLAVIIIMLIAPPLARFALRFGPPEYFTLMFLGLTVLTYLASGSMFKALMMACVGIFLGTIGTDTISGLERFTYRSYTLMDGVGLVPVIMGLFGISEVLLNIEQPMKREIFKTRLSNLFPTLRDWRDSILAIIRGTFIGFFLGILPGGGAVIASFGAYAVEKRISKHPERFGTGAIEGVASPEAANNAASQGAFIPLLTLGIPANVVMAILLGALMIHGIKPGPLLMKQHPDLFWGVIGSMYIGNVMLLILNLPLIGIWVKILKIPYPILFPLILLFCLIGSYSLNNNIVEVMIMILFGIVGYLMKKFEYEGAPLILAFVLSPLLENALRQSLIMSHGSFAIFLTRPISLVFFIVSIFLLVSPLMPGLKKRPKGGDLG
- a CDS encoding cupin domain-containing protein; translation: MNVDLEVRKLKLGEKVKDLRLQKRYTLRQVAGNTGLSIALLSQIENNAVSPPVATLLRIARALDVTIGYFFREEESKDKAVVVRKNERKKAFRRRYAQHGEGGYTYEALAYTRNAKHMEPFLVEFEPKQKEELTFLNHRGEEFLFLFRGRLAFHYDQDEIVLDSGDSLYFDSGVPHAFRALRGKKAQGIVIVYSEE
- a CDS encoding tripartite tricarboxylate transporter TctB family protein, producing the protein MKKNDRMSSLVWLLLALYICTESMRLPLGAWRDPGPGFLPLGSGIILGILSGIAYLKASMSKSPEAKGSWYSKERWKNLVVVVVALFAYAIFLEILGFLLATFLLLIFLFRGIEPQKWVVSIGGSALASFISYAVFELWLKTQLPKGILGF
- a CDS encoding SDR family NAD(P)-dependent oxidoreductase, producing MGEEKAEPSAEQPAAPELFNIRSMRDSDHKMNPERLSGKTAIVTGSSRGIGRAIALAMAREGANVVVNGREEDARTVAEMIRNAGGKAIAVIADVAAEEDVHRMVEETLRVFGSTDILVNNAGGGGPPTLVEDIDVSAWEREMRINLTGAFLCSRAVIPEMKKKRWGRIINMSSQAGRSGSELAGIIYASAKAGLLGFNRQLARQVAPYGILVNAVAPGVILSGERIEKKWRKRADAERQDMLKAIPLGRLGKPEEVAPVAVFLASDDASYITGAVIDVNGGRFMM
- a CDS encoding CoA-binding protein, translated to MTRHLEDETQFESLDAILTPQSIALFGASNQEGKVGYVCLKNLLGKYKGKIYPIHPHEKEILGVPAFPDLKSVPGPVDLAFIIIPAESVAPVIEQCGQKKIKAAIVITAGFAEAGAAGKALQDQLAEKARQHGVRLVGPNCFGILNCNIGLNASIAVLMPEGGGKISFVVQSGAYGMAVCALAQDHYLKVAKIIGLGNKCDIKDDEVLRYLGQDPETEVIALYLESIEEERAFFEEAKRASRRKPIVVCKQGRTPEGRRAIQWHTATPPGSFFAQHAAIQESGMILVSNGVEMVEVAKALAWQPLPSGNRVAIVTNSGGTAVELTDFCAEHGLSVPELSAPLQDQLQPLVPAYATVKNPVDMTTIWPRFVEVYPKCIEAFYESPEIDIIVPIMLHRSAMMREVSAAVRDAVHRCQQERGIRKPTYICWASSREFIANMEILESAQIPCFEWPEQTSRVVSLINKYAQFLRGKG
- a CDS encoding 2-oxoacid:acceptor oxidoreductase family protein, whose amino-acid sequence is MRREVRIAGFGGQGVVTMGTILAVAAGIHDDLEVAQTQSYGPEARGGACRSDVVISDEPIDYTKPMALDLFIALSPAAVEQYWSEVQEGRTVVLVDKTLVPCPPDHSPPVLAIEATRIAEEEFKNRVVANMIMLGAMSAVTGWVSLKALEETLNGRISARALEASRAALKRGFELGMKIKERL
- a CDS encoding 2-oxoacid:acceptor oxidoreductase family protein, with translation MIEIRIHGRGGQGAVIASEVLASAFFKEGKFVQAFPAFGVERRGAPVTAFTRVDDQPIRIRNFIYEPDHIIILDPTLIESTQVDSGLKENGWIIINTDRPPKTFGRFSKFRVAAVDANRIAVEYKLGSPTAPIVNTAILGAFSKITGMVTVDSLIEAMKEFVPSNKAGNAAAIKEAHERAKA
- a CDS encoding tripartite tricarboxylate transporter substrate binding protein → MVAEKIAEFLGQPFISVYKPGGGGSLGAAFVAKAKPDGYIVLVGSSTPLVLSPIVKKLDYKLDDFIPIGIYGKTPIWLAMKADAKWKTLKDFIEDAKKSPGKLTVGSYGKLTAAHFVIETLSKQANIQLTHVPFKSTPEALTAVLGGHADGAFVTGAGGLLESGSVKILAVAAEQRLEGLPDVPTFKESGYPIVLSATYSLCFPKGTPKEIVDKGYIAQKKASERYSKEIMEGLKRVEIWAEFLTPEETIKQWKKEYELIFKIAEELGVVVK